The Thiorhodovibrio litoralis genome includes a window with the following:
- a CDS encoding family 1 encapsulin nanocompartment shell protein produces the protein MSDLNRNAAGLPESVWERIDASALEAASEVLTGRRFLDLDGPYGIGLTSLEIGPEARVDADDDVDLAATIGSRALPVPMVQRAFHLSRRRVEGHLGLGLPLDLRAAEDAAEAVARREEHIIYQGVPELGLEGLLTAKGRASANCGDWVQVEQAIDDVLGAVNQLDANGFGGPYALALSPARYNALFRRYQGSDMLQVDHLRRLCEAGVYKAAINGAVLVDPRVGELKLGQDLRVGFAASDGIHLQLFISESLVFLLDDPQAICTLEETS, from the coding sequence ATGAGCGATTTGAACCGCAACGCCGCCGGACTGCCCGAATCGGTGTGGGAACGCATTGACGCGAGCGCGCTTGAAGCCGCCTCCGAGGTGCTGACCGGGCGCCGTTTCCTTGATCTTGATGGTCCTTATGGCATTGGCCTCACCAGCCTGGAGATCGGCCCGGAAGCGCGGGTCGATGCCGATGATGACGTCGACCTGGCCGCCACAATCGGCAGCCGCGCGCTGCCGGTGCCCATGGTGCAGCGCGCTTTCCACCTGAGCCGCCGCCGCGTCGAGGGCCATCTTGGACTGGGCCTGCCGCTCGACCTTCGCGCCGCCGAGGACGCGGCCGAGGCAGTCGCGCGGCGCGAGGAGCACATTATCTATCAGGGTGTCCCGGAGCTGGGACTCGAGGGGCTGCTGACGGCCAAGGGCCGCGCCAGCGCCAACTGCGGCGACTGGGTGCAGGTCGAGCAGGCCATCGATGATGTCCTGGGCGCCGTGAATCAGCTCGATGCGAACGGCTTCGGTGGCCCCTATGCGCTGGCACTTTCCCCGGCGCGTTATAACGCACTCTTTCGCCGTTACCAGGGCAGCGACATGCTCCAGGTCGACCACCTGCGCCGCCTCTGCGAGGCCGGTGTCTACAAGGCCGCGATCAACGGCGCGGTGCTGGTCGACCCACGGGTCGGCGAGCTGAAGCTCGGCCAGGACCTGCGGGTCGGCTTCGCCGCCAGCGATGGAATTCACCTGCAATTGTTCATTTCCGAAAGCCTGGTCTTTCTGCTCGATGACCCGCAGGCCATTTGCACGCTGGAAGAGACGAGCTGA
- a CDS encoding DUF4396 domain-containing protein, with translation MTSLLSYPWILTAWLLLAGASLVTLAVDLRRANPEIAGLMQWVWLLTVAYSGPLGLALYYWSGRKQIPRDDLWRRACRSTAHCYSGCGGGEIAGVLIAAGLLSLGNLWVAGLSFLLAYVAGFALTAGPLIQEGVATRQALRDAFITESASITVMEITAISVDLALAGKATIAEPLFWNSLIISLSLGFAAAYPVNALLIRLGVKQGMHDPRAMAAHAH, from the coding sequence ATGACCTCACTTCTCTCTTATCCCTGGATTCTGACGGCTTGGCTGTTACTCGCGGGTGCGTCGCTGGTCACGCTGGCCGTCGATCTGCGTCGTGCCAATCCCGAGATCGCCGGCTTGATGCAATGGGTCTGGCTGCTGACAGTGGCCTACTCCGGCCCGCTCGGCTTGGCCCTGTATTACTGGTCCGGGCGCAAACAGATCCCGCGCGATGATCTATGGCGACGCGCCTGCCGCTCCACCGCCCATTGCTATTCCGGCTGTGGAGGCGGGGAAATCGCCGGCGTTTTGATCGCCGCGGGTCTCCTGAGTCTTGGGAATCTGTGGGTCGCGGGGCTAAGCTTCCTGCTCGCCTATGTGGCCGGGTTCGCGCTCACCGCAGGCCCCTTGATCCAAGAGGGGGTGGCGACACGCCAAGCTCTGCGCGATGCCTTTATCACGGAAAGCGCCAGCATCACAGTGATGGAAATCACGGCAATCAGCGTCGATCTCGCCCTTGCCGGAAAGGCCACCATCGCCGAGCCCTTGTTCTGGAATTCCCTGATCATCTCGCTCAGTCTTGGCTTCGCTGCCGCCTATCCGGTCAACGCGCTGCTGATTCGCCTCGGCGTCAAGCAGGGGATGCATGATCCGAGGGCCATGGCGGCGCACGCCCATTGA
- a CDS encoding DJ-1/PfpI/YhbO family deglycase/protease → MRALTISADQFEDTELTAPVSALRLGGVEVDVACPGGGTITGKEGTAIASDFDITEVDPNDYALLLLPGGRAPAALRKDPTVLDLARHWMDADKPVAAICHGPQILISAERVHKREMTCYPAVADELQAAGAHYRDEPVVTDGKLVTSREPGDLPMFITQMLRVLDVPSTAA, encoded by the coding sequence ATGCGCGCACTCACCATCAGCGCCGACCAATTCGAAGATACCGAGCTCACCGCCCCGGTCTCCGCACTGCGGCTGGGAGGCGTTGAGGTGGATGTCGCCTGTCCTGGCGGCGGCACCATCACCGGCAAGGAGGGAACCGCCATCGCCAGCGATTTCGATATCACCGAGGTTGACCCGAACGACTACGCACTCCTACTGCTGCCCGGTGGACGAGCCCCGGCGGCCTTGCGTAAGGATCCGACAGTGCTCGATCTCGCTCGCCACTGGATGGATGCGGACAAACCCGTCGCCGCGATCTGTCACGGACCGCAGATCCTGATCTCGGCCGAACGTGTGCACAAACGTGAGATGACCTGCTATCCCGCCGTCGCCGACGAACTCCAGGCCGCCGGCGCGCATTATCGCGACGAGCCGGTGGTCACCGACGGCAAGCTCGTCACCTCGCGCGAGCCCGGCGATCTGCCGATGTTCATCACCCAAATGCTGCGCGTCCTGGATGTCCCCTCGACCGCCGCTTAG
- a CDS encoding thiamine pyrophosphate-dependent enzyme, whose protein sequence is MRQLDSTIEGHSYPRNPWVPALTGSLGQGLSIVNGLALANRCDGIHARLYCLLGDG, encoded by the coding sequence TTGCGCCAACTCGACAGCACGATCGAAGGGCATTCTTACCCGCGCAACCCCTGGGTGCCCGCTCTGACAGGATCCCTCGGCCAGGGGCTGTCCATCGTCAATGGCCTGGCTCTGGCCAATCGCTGCGACGGTATCCACGCCCGGCTCTATTGTCTGCTGGGCGATGGCTAG
- a CDS encoding efflux RND transporter periplasmic adaptor subunit, whose product MFSDHSLLGRRLLSAVLLTLLVLTLLAFSPADIFQLGPSGARASQTSADESTDGALGKQASQGRPPAPVEVVPVERARVESRLDATGTLRAPEELMLKSRGRGRVAELRFREGKPVSAGDTLLRLERDRAEAAVREAAATLSQAENAQARLQELSGRDFVSTQEQEQAAATTAQALAALQLAREDLRDRTLIAPFDGVMGERLVSPGELLEPSTPIARLQQLDPLDLALDLPGTVLGQVAHGAEVRATTPAFPDETFRGAVRFITPRVDPDTGTLRLEARFPNPERRLKPGLFMRARLITGRRDLLRVPEQAVVAEGPSEHLFVLQAGAGESTRVARRTVATGLRRDGWVEIRDGVNEGERAVVAGVQSLRDGRAVRVAKPDAPMPAGADQ is encoded by the coding sequence GTGTTCAGCGATCATTCCTTGCTTGGGCGTCGGCTTTTGTCGGCAGTCTTACTGACTCTGTTGGTACTGACTCTGTTGGCCTTCTCGCCAGCGGATATCTTTCAACTGGGCCCAAGCGGGGCGCGGGCCAGCCAGACCTCCGCTGACGAGTCCACTGACGGTGCCTTGGGCAAGCAGGCATCGCAGGGGCGCCCGCCGGCCCCAGTCGAGGTCGTCCCGGTCGAGCGCGCCCGGGTCGAAAGTCGCCTAGACGCGACTGGCACCCTGCGCGCACCGGAGGAGCTGATGCTCAAATCGCGCGGACGCGGCCGGGTCGCCGAGTTGCGCTTCCGCGAGGGCAAGCCGGTTTCAGCCGGCGACACCTTGCTGCGTCTGGAGCGTGATCGCGCCGAGGCGGCGGTGCGGGAAGCGGCCGCGACCCTGAGCCAGGCCGAGAACGCCCAGGCGCGGTTGCAGGAACTCAGCGGGCGCGACTTCGTCTCCACCCAGGAACAGGAGCAAGCTGCCGCGACCACCGCACAGGCGCTGGCGGCCTTACAGCTGGCGCGCGAGGATCTGCGCGACCGCACGCTGATCGCACCCTTCGACGGGGTGATGGGCGAGCGCCTGGTCAGCCCCGGGGAATTGCTTGAGCCAAGCACCCCGATCGCGCGCTTGCAGCAGCTTGATCCGCTCGACCTCGCGCTCGACCTGCCCGGCACCGTGTTGGGCCAAGTCGCCCATGGCGCCGAGGTGCGCGCGACCACGCCGGCCTTTCCTGACGAGACCTTCCGTGGCGCCGTGCGTTTCATCACCCCGCGCGTCGACCCAGATACCGGCACCCTCAGGCTCGAGGCGCGCTTTCCAAACCCAGAGCGCCGGCTGAAACCCGGGTTGTTCATGCGCGCACGCCTGATCACCGGGCGCCGAGACCTGTTGCGGGTGCCTGAGCAAGCCGTGGTCGCCGAGGGGCCAAGCGAGCATCTGTTCGTCCTCCAAGCCGGCGCGGGCGAATCGACCCGCGTCGCGCGTCGCACGGTCGCAACGGGTCTGCGCCGTGACGGCTGGGTGGAGATTCGCGACGGAGTCAATGAGGGTGAACGGGCGGTCGTCGCCGGTGTGCAAAGCCTGCGCGACGGGCGCGCGGTGCGCGTCGCCAAACCCGATGCGCCCATGCCGGCGGGAGCGGACCAATGA
- a CDS encoding endonuclease/exonuclease/phosphatase family protein produces the protein MTFNIWFGEFRWRERLAALLDIIRDCRADVITLQEVMPRHLERILRADWVRDEFGVSDVAGETLQPHGVLTLSRLPVRGFGLYPLPSAKARKLLIAEIGSGERALRIGNLHLESSGGATPVRLQQLDTVLPRLHDAQHAVLMGDFNFDPLQRREQSRVEAHFRDLWAELRGDDPGYTENTDVNRMRLLHKNKEKQVRFDRVLLRASRPGWAPESIRLIGTRPIDADQLALFPSDHFGLAASLSWDAGEGDDTRKTSTVSPAS, from the coding sequence GTGACCTTCAACATCTGGTTCGGGGAGTTCCGCTGGCGCGAGCGCCTCGCCGCCCTGCTCGACATCATTCGGGACTGCCGTGCGGACGTGATCACCTTGCAAGAGGTTATGCCGCGACACCTCGAGAGGATCCTGAGGGCGGATTGGGTCCGTGATGAGTTCGGCGTTTCCGACGTTGCTGGTGAGACGCTGCAGCCGCACGGGGTGCTGACCCTGTCGCGACTGCCGGTGCGCGGATTTGGCCTATACCCCTTGCCCAGCGCGAAGGCGAGGAAGCTGCTGATCGCCGAGATCGGATCGGGCGAGCGGGCGCTGCGCATCGGCAACCTGCACCTCGAGAGCTCGGGAGGCGCGACACCGGTGCGCCTGCAACAACTCGATACCGTGCTACCCCGTCTGCACGACGCTCAACATGCCGTGCTGATGGGGGATTTCAACTTTGATCCTTTGCAACGGCGCGAACAGTCGCGCGTCGAGGCCCACTTCCGCGACCTGTGGGCCGAGCTGCGAGGCGATGACCCGGGCTATACCGAGAACACAGACGTCAACCGCATGCGCCTGCTGCACAAGAACAAGGAAAAACAGGTTCGCTTCGATCGCGTTCTGTTGCGCGCCTCGCGTCCGGGCTGGGCGCCGGAGTCGATCCGACTCATCGGAACCCGGCCGATCGACGCGGATCAGCTGGCGCTGTTTCCATCGGACCACTTCGGGCTTGCGGCCTCTCTGAGTTGGGATGCCGGTGAAGGCGACGACACCCGAAAAACCTCAACTGTTTCACCAGCATCATAA
- a CDS encoding sodium:calcium antiporter, with protein sequence MNPEQFSLPLTLLMFCGGTLVIALLGTRLTRIADRLADITGLGEAVFGAVLLGAATSLPGSVATITTALAGRADLAVGNAVGGIAAQTAFLVIADKVYRPANLEHAAASVANLINGALLCALLALPLLAATGPAVSLWGVHPASVLILVIYLFGLRLASATNAAPGWQPVVTAQTREDAPQEAQAGVREAWRAWRWFLVLVAIIGVAGWAVGASGIGLVRHTGLSQTVVGSLFTAVATSLPELVTAVAAVRQGALTLAVGGIIGGNTFDVLFLVFADLAYRDGSIYHAVSDQPLFIISLTILLTAFLLLGLVRRERRGIANIGFESVAVLVFYLAGVVTLVSW encoded by the coding sequence ATGAACCCAGAACAGTTTTCGCTGCCATTGACGCTGCTGATGTTCTGCGGCGGCACCTTGGTCATCGCGCTACTTGGCACGCGGCTCACCCGCATCGCTGATCGACTTGCTGATATCACCGGCCTTGGCGAAGCGGTCTTTGGCGCCGTGCTCTTGGGCGCGGCGACCTCGCTGCCCGGCAGTGTGGCAACCATCACCACCGCCCTTGCCGGTCGTGCCGACCTGGCGGTGGGCAACGCGGTGGGTGGCATCGCGGCGCAAACGGCCTTCTTGGTCATCGCCGACAAGGTCTACCGGCCGGCGAATCTTGAGCATGCGGCGGCCTCGGTGGCGAATCTGATCAACGGTGCCTTGCTGTGCGCTTTGCTCGCACTTCCCCTGCTGGCGGCGACCGGACCCGCCGTTTCCCTGTGGGGCGTTCATCCCGCATCCGTGCTAATCCTCGTCATCTATCTCTTCGGGCTCAGGCTCGCCTCGGCCACCAACGCGGCGCCGGGGTGGCAGCCGGTAGTGACCGCACAGACGCGCGAGGATGCGCCCCAGGAAGCCCAGGCCGGCGTGCGGGAGGCGTGGCGGGCATGGCGATGGTTTCTGGTCCTGGTCGCAATTATCGGCGTGGCCGGTTGGGCTGTCGGCGCCTCTGGTATCGGGCTGGTGCGTCACACAGGACTCTCGCAGACCGTGGTTGGTAGCCTGTTTACGGCGGTGGCGACCTCGCTGCCGGAACTGGTGACAGCAGTGGCTGCGGTGCGTCAAGGCGCACTGACGCTCGCTGTTGGCGGCATCATTGGCGGCAATACCTTCGACGTGCTGTTTCTGGTGTTTGCCGACCTGGCCTATCGCGACGGCTCAATCTACCACGCGGTCAGCGATCAGCCGCTGTTCATCATCAGCCTCACCATCCTGCTCACAGCCTTCCTGCTGCTGGGCCTGGTCCGGCGCGAGCGCCGTGGGATTGCCAATATCGGTTTCGAGAGTGTCGCCGTGCTTGTCTTTTACCTGGCTGGCGTCGTGACCCTGGTCAGCTGGTGA
- a CDS encoding cation:proton antiporter, giving the protein MSQQAVSLFAGIGALSLAAHWLAWRLRLPAIVFLLAAGIVAGPLTGWLNPDALFGELLFPIVSLAVAIILFEGGLSLHLHEVRGLEAPVRRLLTLGVIVTWASTTALAWFFVDLSLPLAVLFGAMTVVTGPTVIGPLLRSVRPSQKVARVLRWEGIVIDPIGALIAVLVFEFVLSTGGQVSLGASLLTFGLLLMVGLLIGALAGWVTGEVLRRFWLPGYLHILATLVAAIGVFYLANQIHAESGLLAVTVMGIWLANMQGVPLDDILPFKENLSLMLISGLFVLLAARLNPAAIPALGWGVVGLLFGMQLLGRPLAVLASTWGTSLSWPERGLLAWIAPRGIVAAAVSALFALRLDEAGHAGAEALVPLTFLVILFTVILQSATAKPLAALLGVREPPPRGVLIVGANLVARAIGDALQRLNIPVLLTDPNWDQIAEARLQGLPAYYGNPTSEHAELNLELTGLGLLFALSPRADLNTLTSLEFGKVFGRNKVYRLPPGERDPRLPAEIRRRHRRDQTLFGTQITYAKLASLLGQGAEIRITTLTAMFAWEDYLKEHRGQVTPLFAVNPQGNILPFDGSDQPRPHADWKVVGLVGSSESADQDAD; this is encoded by the coding sequence ATGTCGCAGCAAGCCGTGAGTCTCTTCGCTGGTATCGGCGCGCTTTCCCTGGCGGCACACTGGCTCGCCTGGCGCCTGCGTCTGCCGGCCATTGTTTTTCTGCTCGCCGCCGGCATCGTCGCCGGCCCCCTCACGGGCTGGTTGAATCCGGATGCCCTGTTCGGCGAACTGTTGTTTCCCATCGTGTCCCTGGCGGTGGCGATCATCCTGTTCGAGGGCGGTCTGAGCCTGCATCTGCACGAGGTCCGCGGGCTGGAAGCGCCCGTGCGACGGCTGTTGACGCTCGGAGTGATAGTCACCTGGGCCAGCACCACGGCACTGGCCTGGTTCTTCGTCGATCTCTCACTCCCGCTGGCGGTGCTCTTCGGCGCCATGACCGTAGTCACCGGCCCCACCGTCATCGGGCCGCTGCTGCGCAGCGTGCGTCCGAGCCAAAAAGTCGCACGCGTGCTGCGTTGGGAGGGCATCGTCATCGACCCCATCGGGGCCTTGATCGCGGTGCTGGTGTTCGAGTTCGTGCTGAGCACCGGCGGCCAGGTCAGTCTGGGAGCTTCCCTGCTGACCTTCGGGCTGCTGCTGATGGTCGGCCTGCTGATCGGCGCCTTGGCCGGCTGGGTCACCGGGGAGGTGCTGCGGCGCTTCTGGCTGCCTGGCTATCTGCACATTCTCGCCACTCTGGTTGCGGCCATCGGCGTGTTTTATCTCGCCAACCAGATTCACGCCGAATCCGGGCTGCTGGCGGTCACGGTGATGGGCATCTGGCTGGCGAACATGCAAGGCGTTCCCCTGGACGACATCCTGCCGTTCAAGGAGAACCTCAGCCTGATGCTGATCTCCGGGCTCTTCGTGCTGCTGGCGGCGCGGCTGAACCCGGCGGCCATTCCGGCCCTGGGATGGGGTGTGGTCGGCTTGCTCTTCGGGATGCAGCTGCTCGGTCGGCCATTGGCGGTGCTGGCAAGCACCTGGGGCACGTCGCTATCCTGGCCGGAGCGCGGACTGCTCGCCTGGATCGCGCCGCGCGGTATCGTGGCCGCCGCGGTCTCGGCACTGTTCGCGCTGCGCCTCGACGAAGCGGGCCACGCGGGCGCCGAGGCATTGGTTCCCCTGACCTTCCTGGTAATTTTGTTCACGGTCATCCTGCAAAGCGCCACGGCCAAGCCGCTCGCGGCCTTGCTCGGCGTGCGCGAGCCTCCACCGCGTGGCGTCTTGATTGTGGGAGCCAACCTGGTCGCGCGCGCGATCGGAGACGCCTTGCAGCGGCTGAACATCCCGGTGTTGCTCACCGACCCCAACTGGGACCAGATCGCGGAGGCGCGACTACAGGGCTTGCCCGCCTATTATGGCAACCCGACCTCCGAGCACGCCGAGCTGAATCTGGAGCTGACCGGCCTGGGGCTGTTGTTCGCCCTCTCGCCGCGCGCTGATCTCAATACGCTGACCAGCCTGGAGTTCGGCAAGGTGTTCGGCCGCAACAAGGTCTATCGGCTGCCGCCGGGCGAGCGCGACCCGCGTTTGCCGGCGGAAATCCGCCGCCGCCATCGCCGCGACCAAACGCTGTTCGGAACCCAGATCACTTACGCCAAGCTCGCCAGCCTGCTAGGACAAGGGGCCGAGATCCGCATCACGACGCTCACCGCCATGTTCGCCTGGGAGGACTATCTCAAGGAACATCGGGGACAGGTGACCCCGTTGTTCGCGGTCAATCCACAGGGCAATATCCTGCCCTTTGATGGCAGTGACCAACCCCGACCGCACGCCGACTGGAAGGTGGTCGGGCTGGTTGGCTCGAGCGAGTCGGCAGATCAGGACGCTGACTGA
- a CDS encoding superoxide dismutase, translating to MTHQLPDLPYPTDALAPHISAETLSLHHGKHHATYVNKLNGLIDGTEWADRPLHEIAATASGGIFNNGAQAWNHAFYWQCLSPNGGGEPEGELAGAITRDFGDIGSLREQFSNALTTLFGSGWVWLARDADGRLHIQATSNAGNPLTEGHQPILTCDMWEHAYYVDYRNEKARYVEAFWNLVNWEFAAKNMGADEPFSP from the coding sequence ATGACCCATCAACTTCCTGATCTACCCTACCCCACCGATGCCCTGGCGCCGCACATCTCGGCCGAAACCCTATCGCTGCACCACGGCAAGCATCATGCGACCTATGTCAACAAGCTCAATGGACTGATCGACGGCACCGAATGGGCTGATCGACCGCTGCACGAGATTGCGGCCACGGCCTCAGGCGGCATTTTCAACAACGGCGCCCAGGCGTGGAATCATGCCTTTTACTGGCAATGCCTGAGTCCAAACGGCGGCGGCGAGCCCGAAGGAGAACTGGCCGGCGCCATCACGCGCGACTTCGGCGATATCGGGAGTTTGCGCGAACAGTTCTCCAATGCCCTGACCACCCTGTTCGGCTCCGGCTGGGTCTGGCTCGCGCGCGATGCCGATGGCCGGCTGCACATTCAAGCCACCAGCAATGCCGGTAATCCGCTAACCGAGGGCCACCAGCCGATCCTGACCTGCGACATGTGGGAACACGCCTACTACGTCGATTACCGCAACGAGAAGGCGCGCTACGTCGAGGCATTCTGGAACCTGGTGAACTGGGAATTCGCTGCCAAGAACATGGGCGCCGACGAGCCTTTCAGTCCGTGA
- the gndA gene encoding NADP-dependent phosphogluconate dehydrogenase, with protein sequence MMTVNAQPSAIGLVGLAVMGQNLALNIADHGFRVSVYNRTTEKMQAFVDTHPDTPGGLVGCATLEALVQSLARPRKIILMVKAGSGTDAVIDQLAPLLEDGDILIDGGNSKWTDTIAREQQLAERDLRFIGSGVSGGEEGARFGPSLMPGGREDAWREIAPIWRAIAAKVDPDTGKPLLGAQPGKPVAGGEPCAAYIGPDGAGHYVKMVHNGIEYGDMQMICEAYDLMQRLLGMRPAAIGETFARWNKGVLDSYLVEITADILQQTDPVTGAPLVNIVLDAAGQKGTGKWTSINALDLGVAAPTIAEAVFARCISAFKDERTAAAERLAGPVGHPLSEVSEDDRNALLEAIQDALYCAKICSYAQGFQLMRAAQAEYGWSLDFGEIAQIWRGGCIIRAVFLQKITEAYRRDPDLPNLLLDPYFKDAIDRAQSNWRKVVALAAQHGVPVPTFSASLAYYDSYRCARLPQNLLQAQRDYFGAHTYERVDQARGRFFHLDWPDPDRPQSEPAAPA encoded by the coding sequence ATGATGACAGTCAACGCTCAACCCTCCGCGATCGGCCTCGTAGGCCTGGCCGTCATGGGCCAGAATCTGGCCCTGAATATTGCCGATCATGGCTTTCGCGTCTCGGTCTACAACCGCACCACCGAGAAGATGCAGGCGTTTGTTGACACCCATCCGGACACCCCGGGAGGGCTGGTCGGCTGCGCAACGCTTGAGGCACTGGTGCAATCCCTCGCACGGCCGCGCAAGATCATTCTGATGGTCAAGGCGGGGAGCGGCACCGATGCCGTGATCGACCAACTCGCGCCATTGCTTGAGGACGGCGACATTCTCATCGACGGCGGCAATTCCAAATGGACCGATACCATCGCACGCGAGCAGCAGCTCGCCGAGCGCGATCTGCGTTTCATCGGCAGCGGGGTTTCCGGAGGCGAGGAGGGCGCGCGTTTCGGTCCCTCGCTGATGCCGGGCGGACGGGAAGATGCCTGGCGCGAGATTGCGCCGATCTGGAGAGCGATCGCCGCCAAGGTCGATCCCGACACCGGCAAGCCGCTGCTCGGCGCTCAACCCGGCAAGCCGGTCGCAGGGGGCGAGCCCTGTGCCGCTTACATCGGACCAGACGGTGCCGGCCATTACGTCAAAATGGTGCACAACGGCATCGAATATGGCGACATGCAGATGATCTGCGAGGCTTATGACCTGATGCAGCGCCTCCTTGGCATGCGTCCGGCTGCGATCGGCGAGACCTTCGCCCGTTGGAACAAAGGCGTGCTCGACTCCTACCTCGTGGAGATCACCGCCGATATCCTCCAGCAAACCGACCCCGTTACAGGCGCGCCCTTGGTCAATATCGTGCTCGACGCGGCCGGCCAGAAGGGTACCGGCAAGTGGACCAGCATCAATGCGCTGGATCTGGGCGTAGCGGCACCCACCATTGCCGAGGCGGTGTTCGCTCGCTGCATCAGCGCTTTCAAGGACGAGCGCACCGCCGCCGCCGAGAGGCTCGCCGGTCCAGTTGGCCATCCGCTCAGCGAGGTGTCAGAGGATGATCGCAACGCCTTGCTGGAGGCGATCCAGGACGCACTCTACTGCGCTAAGATCTGCTCCTACGCCCAGGGCTTCCAACTGATGCGCGCGGCCCAGGCCGAGTATGGCTGGTCGCTCGACTTTGGCGAGATCGCGCAGATCTGGCGCGGGGGCTGCATCATTCGTGCGGTCTTCCTGCAGAAGATCACCGAGGCCTATCGGCGCGACCCCGATCTGCCCAATCTGCTATTGGATCCCTACTTCAAAGACGCGATCGATCGCGCCCAATCCAACTGGCGCAAGGTGGTCGCCTTGGCCGCTCAGCACGGCGTGCCGGTGCCGACCTTTAGCGCCTCGCTGGCCTATTACGACAGCTACCGCTGCGCGCGCCTGCCGCAGAATCTGCTCCAGGCCCAGCGCGATTATTTCGGTGCCCACACCTATGAGCGGGTTGATCAGGCGCGCGGGCGCTTTTTCCATCTCGACTGGCCTGACCCCGACCGGCCTCAGAGCGAGCCGGCGGCCCCCGCATGA